atttttttttttggttgactAGTGTTTAAGTTTAACAGACGATTTTTGCTTACAAAGATTAtactaaacaacaacagtgcaCAGGTTTTGCATGGTGCTTATTTAATTCTCCATTTTTGTGGCCTCTGGCTTCGAAATGTCGCTGGACGAGGACGCGGAGGattcctcatcctcatcctgcTGATCCGTCGACTGCTCCACGTCCTCATCAACCTGCTCGGACTCGCTGTGATCACATTCCgcttgctgcaactgctgttgttgtttgctccGGACTGTTTTAGCGGCAGTATTGACAACACTCGGATTGGCATTGTTAAAGGAACTGGCCGCTGCCTTATAGAAGGCACTGTTGGCTAAAGTGCTGACCAACTCTTGCTGCTTGGTAATTGCATTCGCTTGACTAGTCACCGAAGCCAAGGCGCTGTGATTGCCGCTCTGTCCATATTTAAAGCCCGAAATGCTGTTGACCGCATTCAAAGGCAACGTGGCAGCAAAACCCAGTTGTCCACTTCCCGGCGATGCAGAGCGTCGAGCGTTGGGCAGGGTTGGGCCTTGCATTGAAGGCGCATTGAAGCCCACCTTGGGCACATTGAAGGTGTCCAGCTTGAAGACATGACGTGACGCCGTTCGATTCCTTGACTTCTCTACGCGCAACGTCTGCACAGGCACAATGGGTTTCTGGATCATGCGTCGCATGTTCCGcgattgcagctgctgttgcattgtGTCGAAATCACCGCTGATAGCCTCACCAGCATCGCCCCCAATAGCATTAATTGAACGTCCCGCCTCCATGCGTTGCTCGAAATGTGGCTGATTGTGCGCATTGACCTCCGGGTGCAAAACTCCCTTGGCCAGTCGTTGACTCGCCGTCTGCTTGGAATGCTCTGGCAGCAGTGGCGCAACCTGTACACTAGCCGGTTGATTGCAATAAGTGCCTAGTCCCAGTCGTTGCTTCACCTCCAGCATCGTTTGCTGGGCCACTTGACGTGCTCGATCGGCACCCATTTCCAGCATGTAGCTCAGCTCCTTTCGATTCGCCATATGTCGATCGATCTGTTCGCGTATGGGACGTAAATGCTCAATGACGGCATCGGCCACACGTTCCTTGTACCGTCCGGTATCCAAGGTTTTGGCCTCCTCTACAACGGTGGCAATGCTCGAGTTCGTTACATGGGCATGTATATTGACGAGATTACTGACGCCTGGACGCGTATTTGGATCGTAAGAAATATCTGACGTAAAGTCTGTCACAGCCTTTTTAATTTTCTCTTTGATTTGCTCAGGGGAGTCGGCCAGATTAATTGTGCCCTTGGGATTAGGATCCGATTTGGACATCTTCTTCGACACATCACGCAAAGACAAGACTCTGGAGCCATCGTCCTGCTCAATGACAGGAGTGCAGACGGGAAACAGCTCGCCATAGCGTCCATTGAAGTTGCGTGCCAGATGCTGGGCCAGCTGAATGTGCTGCAGCTGATCAATGCCAACGGGTACATGGGTAGCTCTGCAAAAAACAGTTGGGTTTAAGTCAAGGCAAGTACAGGTTAACGCACTCTCTTACTTGTAGAGCATTATGTCGGCGGCCTGCAGCACGGGATAGACATATAAACCCAGCGGCACATCGCGCACCTGTCGCGACTTCTCCTTGAACTGCGGCAGCTGCGCCAATCGCGGCATTGTCGTCAACGAGCTGAGTATCCAGTTTAATTCGCTGTGCTCCAGCACCGCCGATTGCACAAACAACGTGCACTTGGCCGGATCAATGCCGCAGGCGAGCAGCGTGGCCGCCATGGTGAAGATATTGTCACGCAGCATTGGAGGATTGTGTGGCATTGTTATCGAATGCATGTCCACAATGCAAATGGTGATGCTATCGCTGCTGTTCTGCTCCTGCATTTGCAGCCATTTTCGCACTGCACCCAAATAGTTGCCCAGATGCAGTGAACCCGTTGGCTGGATGCCACTGAACACCTTGCGTGGCCAGCGCGTGCTGCTTGTCTGCCATTTGGAGTGGGGAGTGAGTGAATTGTTACATCACCGTCCAAGACTTCTGCTACTCACCGGCTGCTCATTGCTGTTGTCCACACTGGGCGActtcttttgctgcttgccaGCTGCGTGTAATTGCGATGTCGCCGACGATGGCACTGTTCGTTGTTCCTTTCCTCCAAATCCAATTGTAGCAGTTTGAAATTGATTGGCATTCAGGAACCTTTTGGCCAGCGACATTTGCCGCGagattgaaatgcaattggaATGGTTCTTCGGAACATTGATTTTGATGGCCACGCGAAACATTGCGCAAGTGTTTCTTATTCAGAATTTTGTGTGCGGTTTCTGcttaaattacataaatagttttaaatggTTTTGCATATATGGATCACacttaataaaacaaaaaagcaaaagttaaagaaaataacaCCCCGAATCTGATTGTGTGTTTAATTTTGCACTaggtatttcttttttaaaaaaccaaactaTGAACATATGTCAAGTGTGACCGAACAAAACTGACACTTCGATAACATAGTTGTATATCGATTGCTACACCTTATTTCAAGTtgcatgcatttattttgcaaagaTAGCTTTAACTATCCTTATCGGCAAccaaagaaatatacaaaaaggtTCACTGTGTCGATAAGTCGTCTATGCCATATTCgcttttatatacatatgtagatcgACTCAAACATATCGAtcgtattattaaaaaataaaagtatttattaatacaTAAACAATTACAAATCGTATTATTATCACTTATTAGAAATTCGTTGTGAACAAACCTTTATTTAATGGCactgtttaatattttagctTATCGATAAACGTAGATAGTCTTGCCAATCACCACCAACGATATTCAGCAGCCACcgataatttgtaataaaataatgcgCGCTTGTTATCGTAAATTTAAACGCGATTTTATTGCTATACTTAGGACAAcgtttttcaattatatatttttgcaatacatTGCAGTTCTATATATTTATCGGCgaattttagaaatatttgcacaatGAGAATTTTCAACTCGCAGACACTTTTAGGTATATCGAAATgtgttgattttttgtttgttgcaggGCAGCAGCAAGAAAACGATCTAGAAATTAATGGGTTtgccaaaagcagcagccacattcGCCTCACGCAGAGCCTCAGAGCAGGTCTACAAAGAAACatcaaattaatcaatttttaaagaaGTGGGAAAGTGTTTTTCCAACTTACTGGATGAGCATGACAGACACGGGCAATATCCTCAGACGATGCGCCATACTCCATGGCCAGAACAGCCTCATTGATCAGCTCACCGGCCGAGGGGCCAATGATGTGCGTTCCCAGCACGCGATCCGTGGCCTGATCAGCCAAAACTTTAACGAAACCATCGGTCTCGTTGTTTGTCTTTGCACGCGAATTGGCCATGAAGGGGAATTTGCCGACCTTGTAGGCGACACCCTCCTGCTTCAGCGTCTCCTCGGATTTGCCAACCCACGCAACCTCGGGATGTGTGTAGACCACGCTGGGCACGCAGTTGTAATCGATATGCACATGACCGCCATTGATGCCCTCGATGGTAATCAAGCCCTCATCCTCAGCCTTGTGGGCCAACATTGGGCCATGAATGCAATCGCCGATGGCATAAATGTTTGGCACGACCGTCTGGAACGTGGCATTGACGGGAATGCGACCACGATCGTCCTTCACAATGCCAACACCCTCGAGGCCAAGACCCTCGGTGTAGGGGCGACGTCCCACGCTCACCAACAGAGCATCGCACTGGATCTCCTCCTTGGCACCAGACTTGGCATCCTCTACGTTGACGGTGACATTGTTGCCGCTGCGTGAGGCGCCCATCACTTTAGTGCCCAGCTTGAACTTGAGTCCTTGTTTGGTGAGGACCTTCTGGAAGGTCTTAGACACCTCATTATCGATGCCCACACCGCCAATAGTGTCCATGAACTCAATGGCAGTGACTTCAGCGCCCAAACGAGACCACACTGAGCCCAGTTCGAGGCCAATAACACCAGCACCGATCACAACCAAATGCTTGGGCACCTGAGCCAGTTTCAAGGCTCCAGTGCTGCTTACAATCACTTCCTCATCGATCTGCATGTAAATCCACGTAAGAGATTGAAGCAAAAAGaagtaatatttatatttaccgTGATGCCTGGGAAGGGAGTCACTTCGGAGCCGGTGGCAATCAATATGTTCTTGGTCTTCACCGTTTCGGTGGTGCCGTCGTTCTTTTTCACCAACACTTCGTTGGGATTGACAATGCTGCCAAAGCCCGTCAGCTGGGTGACCTTGTTCTTCTTGAACAGCATCGCGATGCCGCCCGTCAAGCCCTTGACGGCATTCGTCTTTTGGGCCATCAGCTTCTCCAGATCGAGCGTCACCTCGCCGCAGTTGATGCCACGCTTTGCCAAGTCACCGGAGTGTGCCATATGATAATAATGCGAATTGTTGAGCAGTGCCTTCGATGGAATGCAACCGACATTCAAACAGGTGCCGCCGAGCGTTGCCTCCTTCTCCACGCTGACGGTCTTCATGCCCATCTGGGCCGCTTTGATGGCGGCTACATAGCCACCAGGGCCAGAGCCAATCACCACAATATCAGCTTCGTGTGTTGCAGAATAGAAGCGGGCATTTAAAGAGCCTAAAATCGCAGCATTGGTGCGTAGCTGAGACTGcaagcaaaaatttaaagaacGGTTTTAGTTTCGAAAGACACACTGGTCACACtgacaatattatttttacggttttgttgtgtttacgCTAATCACAGTGGCATTTAACAGTCTTTTTGAGATTAACAATAATCTTAATAACAGCGGTTAATGAACGGCCTTGACATTCACAATCACTTTACGGTTTTGACGTCACTAATGCAGTTAATGCCAAAGTTATGACCTATTTAGGTTAGAATTGCATAACCCTCGATTGAGATTTTTTGGTAATGTTTTTTACATTAACTTCTTAGTTAGTACCTTGGCAACAGCCGCAGCTCTCGATAACGTCGACTGCATTGTTGGTTAGTTGTAAAATTTACTTTCGTGTTTTGAAATTCCACCAACTACTATGATTTCCaataattttcaatgtttGCACTGAAAATTATTCTGGAAATTTTTTGCTAGAACACGGCACAAATCGCAGATGATGACTGGGCCAGCGTGACCACAAGTTGCGTtgcaaaaaataccattttaCTGTGAGATATATCACATTTGGTTGTTGGAGACTGGTTACACTATTTAGAGATAAGGTCAATTGTAgaccatttaaaaaatttattttaaattacatctAACGTTTTTAAAGATTCctcaaaatttttttaatatccctttgcagaaaacaaaaagtggaATTCGTTACATTTTCCCGCTCAATTTAGTGTATTAATTTCGATAAGAACTTCATTTCGATATGCAATGTAATCGGACCACAATTTTGGTATTTCAGGCCGTAGCATAGCATACATGGTATGTTTAGTTATTCGCTGTCTGTGCACACTTGTACACGAACACAACAAGATGGCGAGAGTTTGTCTGCAAATTCAGTAAAGAAAATCGCAATAAAACGtgcaaaataattgttaaaacaTAGTTAAAAGTGTTAAGCGGCCGCAATAGCAAGCCGAGCAAATAGTGCTCGCAATTTGTGTATGCGGCAGCGTCTGCTAGCGACTTGCGAAAGTTGCTGCGCTGTCTggccttgttgttgttgctgttgttgtatgaGTGCCTAACTTGAAAGTTCGTCTGCCTTTTGTTCCTGTTCCTGCAACTGCGACAAAATGATGAGCAACTACGGCAACATTATGATGGACTCACCACGCTCCTCGCCCCACGGCGGTCGATCGCCAGTGGTGGCGCGACAGGACTCGTCGGGAACGCTGAAGACAACGATATCGTTAGGTAAAACACCAACAATAATACACACAGGACCATTCTATTCGATGAAGGAGCCACCAGCGAAGGCTGAATTGACAGGTGACAAGGATCTCATGACCGAATATGGACTGCATCATACGCTAACAAAATTCAAGGAGAAAAAGTTCAAGGAATCCTTGGCCTCTTTTCTGCCAAATATACCAGGCATCAATGACCTCATCACGCATCCCGTCGAGAACAGCACACTGCGCAGCGTAATCGAGAAGCCGCCCATTGGTGGTAAAGAGCTGCTGCCACTGACTGCCGTGCAGTTAGCCGGTTTTCGTTTGCATCCTGGACCGGTTTGTCTCATCCTTCCAATTGTAATTGTATGTATTTctaatcataattattatttactattgCCAGCTGCCGGAACAGTATCGCACCACATATGCAACACCTGCGcgtaaacacaaaaacaagcacaaaaagcacaaacacaaagacGGCGTCACCACGGGCGGCACAGAGTCAACGCTGCTGGGTAAGTTCAAGTGGAGTTTGCGCTTAGTTGCAACTCTTCTCATTGCAACCTTTTTAGATTCCGCTGGCTTGGAGACCTACGAGAAGAAGCACAAAAAGCAGAAACGTCACGAGGATGACAAAGAGCGCAAGAAGCgtaaaaaggaaaagaaacgaaaaaagaaaaatcaaagtCCTGAGCCTGGGTCAGCGTTGGGCATGGGCATGCCCGGCGGTGGCGGTGCCTTGGCTGGTGGCATGGGAGCTGGACCAGTTATGGGCGCCACAGCGGGCATGTCGAATAATCCAATGGGATCAAGCGGCGTTATTGGCGGCATGAATACGGGCATGGGTCTTAATAGTTTTCCGCCATcgctgcaaatgcaacaacagcagcagcctcaaCAACAGTTGTCAatgcagcatcaacagcaacatcagcatcaacaacaaatgcccAGTGGAGCGTTATTGGGCTCTGTGCTTGGCACAAGCGGCGGTGGACCGGGCGGCAACTCGAGTAGTGGCGGAGCGGGCGGTCCAGGCAGCTTATTAGTGTCACAGTTTTAGGCGAAATCCATTAGTTAATAGACTTGGCTCATTACCTctctcacacaaacacacacatccatAGCTCctttaataacaaaagaaaatcacATGTGTCCAAAATACAAACGCACGCTCTAAATGCAATTTCttgataacaaaaaacaaaaagaaaaaaaaacaagtttcatGTTTAggttataatttaaagttatgattgtaaaaatagtttaaattgtaattagcCAACTTTTCGTTCGTTTTGTAATGCATTGCTAGCTTAATgagatttatttaatgcaaattatgGTACAAAATGCTAAATTTTCGCTCTAGATTCCACAATTACCAACCCCCAACACTGCAAAAACCTAATTATATACACCGCATatacatttacaaatttatacaaatcCTAGCATGCACTTTACAAAATGATCAGTCATCAAAATGAATATTCTTATTTTGCTTAAAACTTTAGTGCTAGCTAcagtatttttctttgtttgcaATGGTTTGTTCTTCCAGCAtgtttgtataaaaaaaacaattaataatgaatgaaagaaaaaagctGAGATTTAACAAAACAGAAACCTGTACTCtaagtaattaattatatatgtaagcgcccattacaataataaacggcatagaaatgtaataaacaattatatttaacaatttcgaatttcatACTTGGCGGGCAAAGAAAGGGAAAATGTTGGCAAATGCAACAGCTACTCCGGGGaatgtactaaaatataccgtaaatcGACAGTACTTTTGGACCAGCTGAGCCTGAAAGCAAACAGCTGATTGGTTTTGGAGAGCTGCCAGATAGTTGAAAGGCCATCAGCCCatagatatacataaataaattatcagTGAATGAAATGTTGTAATTAAAAGGTAACCTGCAGTACGAAACTGACATTTGATTATCCCAGTCCCATGTGTAAGCACTTCATCAATTAAAACACAACGATAAACGTACAATGTATAAACAAACGTGTACCAACCTATTGAACCTATCCAAAGATGAGGTCAAAGCTTGGCTAGATAGCTTTGATTCTGTTATTACTGATTGCGATGgtaagtgaaataaattaataaatgatgctacatcacaaatatatatatgtatgtaaattgcGTAACGATAGGAAGTTTTCGAAAGCAGACAGGCTCTACGTCACCAGTCACTATAGTTTTGTGTAGTTATGCCTTTTGCGTgttgtgcatgtgtttgtgtgtgtgcgtgtgcgtggcCGCGCAAATTTCAATGTCAAAGCACAATGTCAATGGGGTGCGGCTAACAAGACCTCTTGAAGCTGCTCCACTTCATGCTTAGGAACACAATAATTgatattatgaaatattataaaatttacttGTCAACTTTAGGCAGCCGATGAACGAATATAGTctagtattatttaaaaaacaaacaatttattaaaacaaagatACTACCGAATGAGATATGATACAATATTTACGAGATTTACaaaattctattatatttttaatgaatatcaTATGTGGAAAACtggtaaatgaaaataattccaactcaaatttaataatactttaaaGTTAGAAAATAATTCTCGTAAATgtgtattataaaatttgtggtaaatattttattgatttttctgGATGAttaactattatttatattcataacaATTTAATCTTGAATTTATACAGGCGTGCTCTGGGTCTATGGTGAGCCGATTGCTGGATCCGCAGATGctatgaataatttaaaaaccataggcaaaagcatttatttttgcacaaatAACTCTACAAAGACTCGCGCCGAGTTGCTTAAAAAGGGCGTTGATATGGGATATCACATCACTGAAAATGGTATCATATCAACTGctcatgcaacagcagcttacTTGAAGGCACACAACTTTAGCAAAAAGGTCTATGTGATTGGATCGGAGGGTATTACTAAAGAACTGGATGCCGTTGGCATTGCACATACAACAGTTGGCCCAGATCAGATGCACGGATCGTTGGGAGAGTTTATGTCAAAGCATTTAGTATTGGAGAAGGATATTGGCGCCGTTGTGGTTGGATTCGATGAACATTTTAGCTTTCCGAAAATGACAAAAGCCGCATCGTACCTTAGCGATCCGAACTGCTTATTCATCGCCACAAATACGGATGAACGTTTTCCAATGCCAACGCTTGTCGTGCCAGGCAGCGGTAGTTTTGTGAGAGCCATTCAAACATGTGCGGAACGGGAACCGATTGTTATTGGCAAACCGAATCCAGCTATTTGCGCACCATTGATCAATCAGAAGATTATTGATCCATCGCGCACTCTGATGGTTGGCGATCGTGCCAATACAGATGTACTTCTAGGCTACAATTGCGGCTTTCAAACGCTGCTCGTTGGCACCGGCATTCATCAGTTGAGCGATGTTGCCGAGTGGAAGCAGAGCAAAAATCCAGAGGACAAAAAGCTAATACCTGATGTGTACCTGCCCAGATTGGGAGATCTGCTGCCTTTTATTGTTGATAAGGCAACTGGTGGCAGTTATTaagtttttaacttttaactttcatttgaatttattcatttattctcAATGAACTaacctatgtatgtattccGCTCAGGGAcgctattaaaatataaccAATAgatggaaatttattttacacataacaaaaatataaatgtttctagttcaatttacaataaaactataattattttgtaaactgATCGTGCTTATTGAAATGCCATCAAGTGTAGCGCATATGAACTATCCCTACATAGGTGCAAGAGAGACAGCATGCACAGCGAGCTAACTGTGTTTGCCGCTCAGCCGACGCTCAATTGTGGTTGGGGCACGAACGTTTTTTGTGCCAATTCGGCCGACAGTTATAATCAGTGCGCCATTACAGCATGTTTAAGGCGAGCGGCACGAATTTGCTAGATCTTCAGGCCGAGCAGGTGAGCGACTGGCTGAAGAGCTTCGATACGATTATCAGTGACGGCGACGGTGAGTAAGCATTcctatgtgtgcgtgtgtgagtagAAGACTGCAAGTCAAAGTGACCTCAAGtggaatataccaaagtatacTAACTTGTTTACACTATTTAAAGTGTGCTGtccattttaaagtttaaaaacaGCGCatcttttttaataattttccagtttcttaaattaaatacgaTAACTTCTAGATCTTAGAACAGGTTTTTGTTGCCCCTCTAAACGATCAGATTTGTATctacaattattaaaaaacacaaagcTATAAAATGGCAACATATGAGATATTGGCGTTGCCACCTTTCTTTAGGTATCTGTAGAAACTTTACGCGCGCGatcgaatttgaatttaaacttattatttaatttatattaattaggcACAATATGGTTTGATGATACGGCTATCGAAGGCGCTGTAGAAGTGTTGAATGCACTGCAATCACGTGCTGGAAAAAAGATTTACTTGATGACAAATAATGGCCTCAAGACTCGCCATGAAATCTTTCAACGCGCCCAAAAACTGGGCATTCAGATACCAAATGAGTCGCACATCATTTCGCCGACACAAACCATTGTTGATTATCTCAAGCAGCACAAGACATTCGACCGCACAAAGCGGGTTTACGTGGTCGGAAATGCGGCTATTGCCAGGGAATTAACCGACGCCGGCATTGAGAGCTTTGGTGCTGGCAAAGCCGAGGAACTGCAGCCAGGTGACAAGTGGCAGGAGTTTGTCCAGCGTGAGTTTAGCACGCCCGCAGCTGCGGCCAATATTGGAGCCGTTGTTGTCGGTTGGGACGAGTATTTCAGCTACTGCAAATTGGCCCGTGCCTGTCACATTTTGAGCAGCAATCCCGATTGCCTATTTCTCGTTACGAACAAGGATGCCGTGCACAAATATCCCTCTCTTCACATACCCGGCACCGGCGCCTTTGTCGCCGCCATCGAAACCTGTGCCGAACGTCCGGCATTGGAAATGGGCAAACCGAATCCTTTGGTGCTTGAGCCACTGCTGAGCACAGCTGCATTGCAGCCAGAGCGTACGCTAATGATTGGCGATTGGtaagcagcagctgcgaaATGTCATTCAACGTCAAATCTGTCACACTTTCTCTGCCTTTGTAGCTGCAAAGTCGACGTCACCTTTGCCAGGAACTGTAACATGCAATCCCTCCTAGTGGGCACGGGCAGCTATCAATTGGATCAGTTGCGTGAGAACCCCCAGCTGCCAATGCCAGATGTTTATCTGCCCAAGCTAGGCAATCTATTGCCTTATATATAGGCCTTGatcaaattgtaaataatagtaataaataatagtgtaaacaaaaatgataagcaaacaacacggttgaataataaatactctTGCCTGTCAATAAAACgcatttttacaaattttgtacTGTCTAGTCTATACATCCTtacataaataacttttaaaataagtaagtgAACGTAGAATGTCATGGTGATAacagaatatatttttcaattgtaaatttttttttccacAATCAAAAAATTCAGCTAGTAGCTGACGTTCATgttatacacatttttaatatttattcaggTCATTACATTAATTAACGAAATTATTGATCGGGGatgtttttaaatacatatccTCGATCATTAGactatgtatatatggtaAAATAgtctttgttatatttttttgtattttttggtatatttctaaattaataCTGCATTGTATAGCTTTGATTCACAATTGGaggcgggtatctcacaggcgagcacactcgactgtataTTTCTTACTTGACTTAATACattgtaattacaattttacaatacaatacaatacaattttaatgttatatagtgattatatttatattatataatatataacgtttggcttttaataaaaaaaatagcgcttattttctt
This is a stretch of genomic DNA from Drosophila albomicans strain 15112-1751.03 chromosome 3, ASM965048v2, whole genome shotgun sequence. It encodes these proteins:
- the LOC117567790 gene encoding glycerol-3-phosphate phosphatase isoform X1; translation: MYKQTCTNLLNLSKDEVKAWLDSFDSVITDCDGVLWVYGEPIAGSADAMNNLKTIGKSIYFCTNNSTKTRAELLKKGVDMGYHITENGIISTAHATAAYLKAHNFSKKVYVIGSEGITKELDAVGIAHTTVGPDQMHGSLGEFMSKHLVLEKDIGAVVVGFDEHFSFPKMTKAASYLSDPNCLFIATNTDERFPMPTLVVPGSGSFVRAIQTCAEREPIVIGKPNPAICAPLINQKIIDPSRTLMVGDRANTDVLLGYNCGFQTLLVGTGIHQLSDVAEWKQSKNPEDKKLIPDVYLPRLGDLLPFIVDKATGGSY
- the LOC117567787 gene encoding dihydrolipoyl dehydrogenase, mitochondrial, which gives rise to MQSTLSRAAAVAKSQLRTNAAILGSLNARFYSATHEADIVVIGSGPGGYVAAIKAAQMGMKTVSVEKEATLGGTCLNVGCIPSKALLNNSHYYHMAHSGDLAKRGINCGEVTLDLEKLMAQKTNAVKGLTGGIAMLFKKNKVTQLTGFGSIVNPNEVLVKKNDGTTETVKTKNILIATGSEVTPFPGITIDEEVIVSSTGALKLAQVPKHLVVIGAGVIGLELGSVWSRLGAEVTAIEFMDTIGGVGIDNEVSKTFQKVLTKQGLKFKLGTKVMGASRSGNNVTVNVEDAKSGAKEEIQCDALLVSVGRRPYTEGLGLEGVGIVKDDRGRIPVNATFQTVVPNIYAIGDCIHGPMLAHKAEDEGLITIEGINGGHVHIDYNCVPSVVYTHPEVAWVGKSEETLKQEGVAYKVGKFPFMANSRAKTNNETDGFVKVLADQATDRVLGTHIIGPSAGELINEAVLAMEYGASSEDIARVCHAHPTCSEALREANVAAAFGKPINF
- the LOC117567790 gene encoding glycerol-3-phosphate phosphatase isoform X2, yielding MNNLKTIGKSIYFCTNNSTKTRAELLKKGVDMGYHITENGIISTAHATAAYLKAHNFSKKVYVIGSEGITKELDAVGIAHTTVGPDQMHGSLGEFMSKHLVLEKDIGAVVVGFDEHFSFPKMTKAASYLSDPNCLFIATNTDERFPMPTLVVPGSGSFVRAIQTCAEREPIVIGKPNPAICAPLINQKIIDPSRTLMVGDRANTDVLLGYNCGFQTLLVGTGIHQLSDVAEWKQSKNPEDKKLIPDVYLPRLGDLLPFIVDKATGGSY
- the LOC117571266 gene encoding glycerol-3-phosphate phosphatase gives rise to the protein MFKASGTNLLDLQAEQVSDWLKSFDTIISDGDGTIWFDDTAIEGAVEVLNALQSRAGKKIYLMTNNGLKTRHEIFQRAQKLGIQIPNESHIISPTQTIVDYLKQHKTFDRTKRVYVVGNAAIARELTDAGIESFGAGKAEELQPGDKWQEFVQREFSTPAAAANIGAVVVGWDEYFSYCKLARACHILSSNPDCLFLVTNKDAVHKYPSLHIPGTGAFVAAIETCAERPALEMGKPNPLVLEPLLSTAALQPERTLMIGDCCKVDVTFARNCNMQSLLVGTGSYQLDQLRENPQLPMPDVYLPKLGNLLPYI
- the LOC117567784 gene encoding uncharacterized protein LOC117567784: MFRVAIKINVPKNHSNCISISRQMSLAKRFLNANQFQTATIGFGGKEQRTVPSSATSQLHAAGKQQKKSPSVDNSNEQPTSSTRWPRKVFSGIQPTGSLHLGNYLGAVRKWLQMQEQNSSDSITICIVDMHSITMPHNPPMLRDNIFTMAATLLACGIDPAKCTLFVQSAVLEHSELNWILSSLTTMPRLAQLPQFKEKSRQVRDVPLGLYVYPVLQAADIMLYKATHVPVGIDQLQHIQLAQHLARNFNGRYGELFPVCTPVIEQDDGSRVLSLRDVSKKMSKSDPNPKGTINLADSPEQIKEKIKKAVTDFTSDISYDPNTRPGVSNLVNIHAHVTNSSIATVVEEAKTLDTGRYKERVADAVIEHLRPIREQIDRHMANRKELSYMLEMGADRARQVAQQTMLEVKQRLGLGTYCNQPASVQVAPLLPEHSKQTASQRLAKGVLHPEVNAHNQPHFEQRMEAGRSINAIGGDAGEAISGDFDTMQQQLQSRNMRRMIQKPIVPVQTLRVEKSRNRTASRHVFKLDTFNVPKVGFNAPSMQGPTLPNARRSASPGSGQLGFAATLPLNAVNSISGFKYGQSGNHSALASVTSQANAITKQQELVSTLANSAFYKAAASSFNNANPSVVNTAAKTVRSKQQQQLQQAECDHSESEQVDEDVEQSTDQQDEDEESSASSSSDISKPEATKMEN
- the LOC117567788 gene encoding mediator of RNA polymerase II transcription subunit 19 — encoded protein: MMSNYGNIMMDSPRSSPHGGRSPVVARQDSSGTLKTTISLGKTPTIIHTGPFYSMKEPPAKAELTGDKDLMTEYGLHHTLTKFKEKKFKESLASFLPNIPGINDLITHPVENSTLRSVIEKPPIGGKELLPLTAVQLAGFRLHPGPLPEQYRTTYATPARKHKNKHKKHKHKDGVTTGGTESTLLDSAGLETYEKKHKKQKRHEDDKERKKRKKEKKRKKKNQSPEPGSALGMGMPGGGGALAGGMGAGPVMGATAGMSNNPMGSSGVIGGMNTGMGLNSFPPSLQMQQQQQPQQQLSMQHQQQHQHQQQMPSGALLGSVLGTSGGGPGGNSSSGGAGGPGSLLVSQF